Within Motacilla alba alba isolate MOTALB_02 unplaced genomic scaffold, Motacilla_alba_V1.0_pri HiC_scaffold_538, whole genome shotgun sequence, the genomic segment caaaggaaggagctgcaggagctgtacGAGCTGGGCCCGCAGCTGGGCAGCGGCGGCTTCGGCACCGTCTTCTCGGGCATCCGCCTCTCCGACGGGAGCCCGGTGAGtgggcgggcgggcgggcgtGGGAGGAAGGGCAGCGGcggggaggggcagggctggagctcagccctggtgtGCGGACGGCTTGCAGGTGGCCATCAAGCGCGTGGCCCGGGAGAGCGTCCTGCAGTGGGTGGAGCTGGTGAgtgagcggggccggcgggacGGAGCGGGGCGTGGCGGGCAGGGGGAGTCCCGGGGCGCCGATCGGGAGCGGGACGAGGCGGGGGATGGCGGGGGCAGCGGGCGCGGGCTCGGCGTGCGAGCCGCAGCGTGGCAAGCGCCGGTGtcggggccgggcagggggcACCCCCCGAGCATCCCCCTGGGCGGGAGGAAGCccaagcagcagggagaggctgcgCAAGGGGGCACTGGGGCATGCCAGGCGGGGcgcagcacagcagccccagggcagcatcGGGCCTGCTGGAGGCACTGATTTCCTCCTCGTCCTCgtcctcgtcctcctcctcctgctcctggcagcccgACGGCACCTGCGTGCCCATGGAGGTGGTGCTGATGGAGAAGGTGGGCTCTGGCTGCCACAACATCATCGAGCTCCTTGACTGGTTCGAGCTGCCTGACAGCTTCGTGCTGGTGATGGAGCGTCCGGAGGCATCGCAGGATCTCCTGCagttcctgctggagcaggagttCCTGTGCGAGGAGATGGCGCGCTGGCTTTtctgccaggtgctggaggccgTGCGGCACTGCACCGCCTGCGGCGTCCTGCACCGGGACATCAAGCCGGAGAATCTCCTCGTGGACCCGGAGAGCGGCGACCTGAAGCTCATCGACTTCGGTTGCGGCACcttcctccaggagcagcccttcACGCACTTTGCCGGTGAGCCCAGGGCCCGGGCCCTGCTCCCGGTGCCAGGCGCTGCACGGCGCCACTGCCTGGGGGGCTGCGGGCTGCGGCCTTCAGCCGGCTGCCCTTTGGCGCGGGGCAGAGGCCGTGTCCCGGgagccggctgccggctggcGGCCGATAGAGGGGGGCGGCAAAAGCCGGCTGCCGGCCTCTTGGCTGGGCAGGCCGGCAAGGGCTCGGGCCGCTGCTGCGCCGGCCCTCTTTGCCTGGCAGAATGGTTCCTTGGCTCTGGCCGGCCGGCTGGGGGACGCAGGGTGGCCTCGGGGGGGAAGTTgtggcggcgggcgggcgcggcccgTGCCTGGGCCAGGAGGCTGGCGCGAGGCTCTGCAAGGCCGCGGCCCGCGCCTGGACAGCGCCGCCCGTCTCCCCTAGGAACGCACGCGTACAGCCCGCCCGAGTGGATCTGTCTGGGCTGCTACCGGGGCCATGCGGCGACCATCTGGTCCCTGGGCGTGCTGCTGTACGTCATGGTCTGCGGGAGCCTCCCCTTCCGGGACGACCGTGAGAtcgtgctggggcagctcttcTTCGGGCAGCAGGTCTCTCCAGGTGGGTGTCCGGCCTCAAGAAGGCGGGCTTTGGCAGGCGGCGGCGCGCAGGCCCGCGTGGCCCTGACGCGGCTCGGCGGAAGGTCGATCTGCCCCCAGGGGCCGGCCCTAGGAGGCGGCCCTGTCCCGCCGTGCCGCTCTCCCGCGCGGGGCAGAGTCGGTCGGGAGGCCGGCGCGGCCCCGAGGGCGCGCAGCGAGGCCGGGGCCCCGCGGTGGCCGGGGCCAGCTGGGCGGGAGCCTCGTGCCAGTGACCGACCGGCGCTTTCCGGCTTCTCTCCCCAGAGTGCCAACACCTGATCCGCTGGTGTTTGGCCAAGCACCCCGCGGACAGGCCCG encodes:
- the LOC119696846 gene encoding uncharacterized protein LOC119696846, with translation MPGGAQHSSPRAASGLLEALISSSSSSSSSSSCSWQPDGTCVPMEVVLMEKVGSGCHNIIELLDWFELPDSFVLVMERPEASQDLLQFLLEQEFLCEEMARWLFCQVLEAVRHCTACGVLHRDIKPENLLVDPESGDLKLIDFGCGTFLQEQPFTHFAGEPRARALLPVPGAARRHCLGGCGLRPSAGCPLARGRGRVPGAGCRLAADRGGRQKPAAGLLAGQAGKGSGRCCAGPLCLAEWFLGSGRPAGGRRVASGGKLWRRAGAARAWARRLARGSARPRPAPGQRRPSPLGTHAYSPPEWICLGCYRGHAATIWSLGVLLYVMVCGSLPFRDDREIVLGQLFFGQQVSPGGCPASRRRALAGGGAQARVALTRLGGRSICPQGPALGGGPVPPCRSPARGRVGREAGAAPRARSEAGAPRWPGPAGREPRASDRPALSGFSPQSANT